One region of Miscanthus floridulus cultivar M001 chromosome 19, ASM1932011v1, whole genome shotgun sequence genomic DNA includes:
- the LOC136526062 gene encoding uncharacterized protein: MAQSMQNMGNGNGNAPPQVRDKRGEFLKGHPLVFKHSTDPLQADDWLRAIERQLEIAQCDDKEKVLYASRQLQGAALDWWDSFSFGRTEANPITWPEFRSAFRSHHVPAGLMKLKKKEFLALK; this comes from the coding sequence ATGGCTCAGAGCATGCAGAATATGGGgaatgggaatgggaatgcaccccctcaagttagagacaaaaggggagagtttctgaaaggacatCCACTTGTCTTCAAACATTCCACTGACCCACTCCAAGCCGATGACTGGCTGCGTGCAATTGAGAGGCAACTTGAGATTGCACAATGTGATGACAAGgagaaggttttgtatgcttctagACAGCTGCAAGGGGCGGCACTTGATTGGTGGGACTCTTTCTCCTTTGGCCGTactgaagctaatcccatcacttggccaGAGTTTCGCAGTGCCTTCCGCTCACATCATGTGCCTGCCGggttgatgaagctgaagaagaaggaattcttggctctcaagTAG